A single Corynebacterium resistens DSM 45100 DNA region contains:
- the ppk2 gene encoding polyphosphate kinase 2, producing MSSSLPKLDKKAYEDQLEKLQAELVEMQQWVVETGARIVIVMEGRDAAGKGSAIKRITQYLNPRVCRVEALPAPNSREQGQWYFQRYIEKLPTAGEIVIFDRSWYNRAGVERVMGFCTTHEYRRFLHQAPIFERLLVEDGILLRKYWFSVSDEEQVRRFQSRQSDPMRQWKLSPMDLQSITRWEDYSRAKDEMFVHTDIPSAPWYTVESEDKKRSRINVITHLLSTIPWEYVEKNIPKIPDRPESTSNYERPPRSMFRYVPDVAAELEKDRVKAREDAAAALKDGEKPNKAKKSAKKAKKATKKSAAKAAKKESGKSGKKASKSGKPGKKADKKS from the coding sequence ATGAGTTCCTCCCTACCGAAACTGGATAAAAAGGCCTACGAAGACCAGCTGGAAAAGCTGCAGGCCGAACTAGTCGAGATGCAGCAGTGGGTCGTGGAGACCGGCGCGCGCATCGTGATCGTGATGGAGGGACGTGACGCTGCGGGCAAGGGTTCCGCGATCAAGCGCATCACCCAGTACCTCAACCCGCGCGTGTGTCGTGTTGAGGCCCTGCCAGCGCCCAACTCCCGCGAACAAGGGCAATGGTATTTCCAGCGCTACATTGAGAAGCTCCCAACGGCCGGCGAGATCGTGATCTTCGATCGTTCTTGGTACAACCGTGCCGGTGTTGAGCGCGTGATGGGGTTCTGCACCACTCATGAATACCGTCGCTTCCTGCACCAAGCGCCGATCTTCGAGCGGTTGTTGGTGGAAGATGGCATTTTGCTACGCAAGTACTGGTTTAGTGTTTCCGATGAGGAGCAGGTGCGCCGCTTCCAGTCGCGACAGTCCGATCCTATGCGCCAGTGGAAGCTTTCGCCTATGGATTTGCAGTCCATTACCCGGTGGGAAGATTACTCGCGCGCAAAGGACGAAATGTTTGTCCACACCGACATTCCTTCCGCACCGTGGTACACGGTGGAATCGGAGGATAAGAAGCGCTCCCGCATCAACGTGATCACTCACCTGTTGAGCACCATTCCGTGGGAGTACGTGGAAAAGAACATTCCAAAGATTCCGGATCGCCCGGAATCCACTTCCAATTACGAGCGCCCGCCACGGTCGATGTTCCGCTACGTGCCGGATGTTGCCGCTGAACTGGAAAAAGATCGTGTGAAGGCCCGCGAAGATGCAGCGGCAGCACTAAAGGATGGCGAGAAGCCAAATAAGGCTAAGAAGTCTGCAAAGAAGGCGAAGAAAGCCACCAAGAAGTCTGCTGCCAAGGCGGCAAAGAAAGAAAGTGGTAAATCCGGCAAGAAAGCCAGCAAATCAGGTAAACCCGGCAAGAAGGCTGATAAGAAGTCGTAG
- a CDS encoding L-serine ammonia-lyase encodes MTVSVFDLFKIGVGPSSSHTVGPMRAGLTFATELRKRWIASASADEGEAPGTIAAGGAADEAPEHSLEPVTQDKIAGVVTPVTSEQSPFDRSISVVLYGSLAATGAGHGTLDACLLGLDGSDPSTVDPDYMAMRIKQIRESRTIHLAGDKNMPVTCGFEDIILRPAIRRTIHTNAVTFVGIPDTEHDGFKQTYYSIGGGFIRTEEEVPTLDGISGEWVFDSGDKLIALAENSGVSFGTVQRECERSLRSDEEIDRLLDEIAQAMQDCAKRGISYDGLLPGNLHVRRRAKRWYDQLQDEDPHRTAEFSEDWVNLVALAVNEENAAGGRVVTAPTNGAAGIIPAVMFYAREFTAAGKADPKGTDRTFLLAAGAVGSLYKERASISGAEVGCQGEVGSAASMAAAGLAEVLGGTPRQVANAAEIAMEHSLGLTCDPIGGLVQIPCIERNAISAGKAINAAKMALRGDGEHHVTLDEVIETMRQTGADMSSKYKETAGGGLAVNVAVNVPEC; translated from the coding sequence ATGACTGTCAGCGTTTTTGATCTATTCAAGATTGGTGTGGGACCTTCTTCTTCCCACACCGTCGGTCCGATGCGCGCCGGATTGACCTTTGCTACTGAACTTCGCAAACGATGGATTGCTTCCGCAAGTGCTGACGAGGGTGAAGCCCCTGGAACAATTGCCGCTGGTGGCGCTGCAGATGAGGCCCCCGAACACAGCCTAGAACCCGTCACCCAAGACAAAATCGCTGGCGTAGTCACCCCAGTAACGTCCGAGCAGAGCCCTTTCGATCGTTCCATTTCGGTTGTGCTCTATGGTTCGCTTGCGGCTACGGGCGCAGGTCACGGCACGCTCGATGCCTGCCTGCTTGGCCTCGATGGATCCGATCCCTCCACTGTTGATCCGGATTACATGGCGATGCGAATCAAGCAGATTCGCGAATCCCGAACAATCCATCTTGCCGGCGATAAAAATATGCCGGTTACCTGCGGTTTCGAGGACATCATTTTGCGCCCCGCGATCCGCCGCACGATCCACACGAACGCTGTCACCTTCGTCGGTATCCCCGACACCGAACACGACGGCTTCAAGCAGACCTATTACTCCATCGGTGGTGGCTTCATCCGTACTGAAGAAGAGGTGCCCACCCTCGACGGCATTTCCGGCGAGTGGGTTTTCGATTCTGGCGATAAGCTCATCGCGCTAGCCGAGAACTCGGGGGTCTCATTCGGTACTGTGCAACGCGAGTGCGAGCGCTCCTTGCGCAGTGACGAAGAGATTGATCGCTTGCTCGACGAGATCGCACAAGCCATGCAAGACTGCGCCAAGCGTGGCATTTCATATGATGGCTTGCTGCCGGGCAATCTTCATGTTCGACGCCGCGCTAAGCGCTGGTACGACCAATTGCAGGACGAAGATCCTCATCGAACAGCGGAATTCTCGGAGGACTGGGTAAACCTCGTGGCGCTGGCCGTTAATGAGGAGAACGCGGCGGGTGGGCGCGTTGTCACCGCCCCCACCAATGGTGCTGCAGGCATCATTCCTGCCGTCATGTTCTACGCTCGTGAGTTCACCGCAGCGGGCAAAGCGGACCCGAAGGGGACGGATCGTACTTTTCTTTTGGCCGCGGGGGCTGTGGGATCGCTATACAAGGAACGCGCCAGTATTTCAGGTGCCGAAGTGGGGTGCCAGGGAGAAGTCGGTTCCGCCGCTTCAATGGCGGCCGCTGGTTTGGCTGAAGTTCTCGGGGGAACACCTCGGCAAGTTGCCAATGCCGCGGAAATCGCAATGGAGCATTCGCTCGGCCTGACTTGTGACCCAATTGGCGGGTTGGTACAGATCCCATGCATCGAGCGCAACGCTATTAGCGCAGGCAAAGCTATCAACGCGGCAAAAATGGCGCTGCGTGGCGACGGGGAACATCACGTGACGCTGGATGAAGTCATCGAGACGATGCGCCAAACCGGTGCGGATATGTCCTCGAAGTATAAGGAAACCGCAGGTGGCGGTTTGGCGGTGAACGTTGCTGTAAACGTTCCAGAATGCTAG
- a CDS encoding putative quinol monooxygenase, with the protein MILINVRFKPLPEYVENFREVVSDFTEASRKEDGCLFFEWFRNTDNPNEYILVEGFKDDAAEAHVNSDHFQKATELFPTVLTETPQIINTLIEGKTEWDRMAEFQVEK; encoded by the coding sequence GTGATTCTGATTAACGTTCGATTCAAGCCCCTGCCCGAGTACGTCGAGAACTTCCGTGAAGTTGTCTCCGACTTCACTGAAGCCAGCCGCAAGGAAGATGGCTGCCTCTTCTTCGAGTGGTTCCGTAATACCGATAATCCCAACGAGTACATCTTGGTCGAGGGATTCAAGGATGACGCTGCGGAAGCACACGTGAACTCCGATCACTTCCAAAAGGCCACGGAATTGTTCCCCACAGTCTTGACCGAAACCCCGCAGATCATCAACACCCTCATCGAAGGCAAGACTGAGTGGGATCGGATGGCAGAGTTCCAGGTGGAGAAGTAG
- a CDS encoding ABC-F family ATP-binding cassette domain-containing protein: protein MSPVAAPTNLINLENVSKTYGLKTLLDGVSLGINVGDRVGVVGLNGGGKSTLLKILSGTDSPDSGRVAVMNDLRQAMVTQDVLREVLVDDSLAATTVGDAVLGPLDMEVYEWASNPKVRNVLNGLGVAELGLDTPVRDLSGGERRRTGLAAALVRDLDLLILDEPTNHLDVEGVQWLAEHLLARNTALVVVTHDRWFLDTVATTTWEVHDGAVDVYEGGYNDWTFARAERARQADAAEQRRQNLARKELAWLRRGAPARTSKPRYRIEAAEALINDVPPMRNKVELMAFSARRQGKKVIDLEDATVATPDGRVLVEDLTWRLGPGERIGLVGVNGSGKTTLLRTLAGEYPLQAGQRKEGKTVRLGWLRQELDDLDPERRLLDAVEDVATYVTIGDKELSASQMAERLGFSAKRQRTPVGDLSGGERRRLQLTRVLMAEPNVLLLDEPTNDLDIDTLQELESLLDGWPGTLVVISHDRYLIERICDSTWALFGDGKLTNLPRGIEQYLERRTELARAAGKNDNVLDLGEGRGGSAGTTADSFSDAKGSPAPRLSSQEERQLRKDMNAIERKMAKLDDKIADLHKQMETAAAEASSGKIDTEKLSALDAELQVAQGEHEELEMQWLELGEQLEG, encoded by the coding sequence GTGAGCCCTGTGGCTGCCCCGACTAACTTGATCAACCTAGAAAATGTCTCGAAGACTTACGGCCTTAAGACCCTGCTTGATGGCGTAAGCCTTGGCATTAACGTGGGCGATCGAGTCGGTGTAGTCGGACTCAATGGTGGGGGCAAGTCCACCCTGCTAAAGATTCTCAGTGGCACAGACTCGCCGGATTCAGGGCGCGTGGCTGTGATGAACGACTTGCGCCAAGCGATGGTCACACAGGATGTGCTTCGCGAAGTTTTGGTCGACGATTCCCTAGCGGCCACGACCGTTGGTGATGCTGTTCTGGGACCGCTGGATATGGAGGTCTATGAGTGGGCATCCAACCCAAAGGTGCGCAATGTCCTCAATGGACTAGGGGTCGCTGAACTCGGACTGGATACCCCAGTTCGTGACCTCTCCGGTGGTGAGCGCCGTCGTACCGGTTTGGCTGCGGCGCTAGTACGTGACCTTGACCTTCTGATTCTCGACGAGCCCACCAACCACTTGGACGTGGAAGGTGTGCAGTGGTTGGCCGAGCATTTGTTGGCCCGGAACACCGCCCTGGTGGTCGTCACCCACGATCGCTGGTTCCTCGATACGGTTGCCACCACCACGTGGGAGGTGCACGATGGCGCGGTGGATGTCTACGAGGGTGGCTACAACGACTGGACTTTCGCCCGCGCGGAACGCGCTCGGCAAGCCGATGCCGCGGAGCAGCGCCGCCAAAACTTGGCGCGGAAAGAATTAGCGTGGTTGCGTCGAGGTGCGCCAGCCCGCACGTCCAAACCCCGCTACCGCATCGAGGCGGCCGAAGCCCTGATTAACGACGTGCCACCGATGCGCAACAAGGTGGAGCTCATGGCTTTCTCTGCGCGTCGCCAAGGCAAGAAAGTTATCGACCTCGAAGATGCCACGGTTGCCACTCCAGATGGTCGTGTGCTCGTCGAGGACCTTACGTGGCGCCTCGGCCCTGGCGAGCGGATCGGCCTCGTCGGGGTGAACGGTAGTGGCAAAACTACCCTGCTGCGCACCCTCGCGGGGGAGTACCCTCTGCAAGCGGGGCAGCGCAAGGAAGGCAAGACCGTCCGGTTGGGCTGGCTGCGGCAGGAATTGGACGACCTTGACCCAGAACGCCGCTTGTTGGATGCCGTGGAGGACGTGGCCACCTACGTCACGATTGGCGACAAGGAGCTAAGCGCTTCGCAGATGGCGGAGCGTTTGGGGTTTTCCGCGAAACGTCAGCGCACGCCCGTGGGGGATCTCTCGGGTGGTGAGCGTCGCCGTTTGCAGCTGACCCGTGTGCTCATGGCCGAGCCTAACGTTTTGTTGCTGGACGAGCCTACTAACGACCTCGATATCGATACCCTTCAGGAGCTCGAAAGTCTGCTGGACGGTTGGCCGGGCACGCTTGTGGTGATTTCTCACGACCGCTACCTGATCGAGCGAATCTGTGATTCCACGTGGGCCTTGTTCGGAGATGGCAAGCTGACCAACCTTCCGCGCGGCATCGAGCAGTACCTAGAACGTCGCACTGAGCTTGCCCGCGCTGCAGGTAAGAACGATAACGTGTTGGATTTGGGGGAGGGCCGTGGTGGTTCTGCGGGCACCACTGCGGATTCTTTTTCCGACGCCAAGGGCTCCCCGGCACCGCGCCTGAGCAGCCAAGAAGAACGTCAGCTGCGCAAGGATATGAATGCTATCGAGCGAAAGATGGCTAAACTCGACGACAAGATTGCGGACCTGCATAAGCAGATGGAAACAGCTGCAGCTGAGGCATCTTCCGGCAAGATCGATACCGAAAAACTCAGCGCGCTAGATGCAGAACTCCAAGTAGCCCAAGGTGAGCACGAAGAGCTGGAAATGCAGTGGCTGGAGCTCGGCGAGCAGCTAGAAGGCTAG
- a CDS encoding 4-(cytidine 5'-diphospho)-2-C-methyl-D-erythritol kinase, with translation MLNSSVAPDSVTARAYGKVNLHLGVGDAREDGYHELTTVFQAVDLYEDVTLTRESSQRGTLGLTVESMFGDDVPTDASNLAWRGVELVREIAREHAARGAELLSEPDVGLRIEIAKGVPVAGGMAGGSADAAAAMTAAAEFFWPAQALPVAELRSRSVALGADVPFCLLGGTALGTGIGENLTPVLTRGRYHWVMVTNRKGLSTPQVFKKLDEQRGEVALGTRPEVRAGDPDPILKALGSGDPEQLAVHLANDLQAPAISLLPELRETLGIARQAGALNAIVSGSGPTVAVLCRDADHASEVLSNITGSARGVRAVLACSPAAGASVMSNN, from the coding sequence ATGCTTAATTCCTCAGTGGCACCGGATTCCGTTACCGCCCGCGCCTACGGCAAGGTTAACCTGCACTTGGGGGTGGGGGATGCCCGCGAAGACGGCTACCACGAACTAACTACCGTCTTCCAAGCGGTCGATCTGTACGAAGATGTGACACTGACTCGTGAATCCTCGCAGCGGGGGACACTTGGGTTGACCGTGGAAAGCATGTTTGGCGATGATGTGCCGACCGATGCTTCCAACTTGGCATGGCGTGGTGTGGAGTTAGTGCGTGAGATCGCGAGGGAGCACGCCGCGCGGGGTGCAGAACTGTTGAGCGAGCCCGATGTAGGACTGCGTATTGAAATCGCCAAAGGAGTACCCGTCGCCGGGGGAATGGCTGGTGGATCCGCAGATGCCGCGGCAGCAATGACAGCGGCAGCGGAGTTCTTCTGGCCAGCTCAGGCGCTTCCTGTGGCAGAGTTGCGTTCCCGATCAGTGGCTTTAGGTGCGGATGTGCCATTTTGCCTGCTTGGCGGGACCGCATTGGGGACGGGGATTGGCGAAAATCTGACTCCGGTGCTCACCCGAGGCCGGTACCACTGGGTGATGGTCACGAATAGGAAAGGGCTTTCTACCCCGCAGGTATTCAAGAAACTTGACGAGCAGCGCGGCGAGGTGGCCCTAGGAACTCGCCCGGAAGTCCGCGCCGGTGATCCCGATCCAATCCTCAAAGCACTGGGGAGCGGGGACCCAGAACAGCTCGCGGTACATCTTGCGAACGACCTGCAGGCACCAGCGATCAGCCTTCTTCCGGAGCTGCGGGAAACTCTCGGAATCGCACGCCAAGCAGGTGCGCTGAACGCGATCGTCTCCGGTTCCGGTCCCACTGTTGCCGTGCTTTGCCGAGACGCAGACCATGCCTCGGAAGTTCTGAGCAACATCACTGGCTCCGCCCGTGGAGTACGCGCGGTACTCGCGTGTTCGCCCGCTGCGGGTGCAAGCGTGATGAGTAACAATTAA
- a CDS encoding resuscitation-promoting factor produces the protein MSPKKKSSLHRINNTSSTPLRVATGGMLATLVVGGGVAVAGQKDVTVDVNGKIIEASTMSGTVEGALKSAGVNVNDRSMVTPALGDSIGDSDTITVRTPRQVSLVVDGRKQTVDTTALTVGSLLDQLGRTDAAELLSDARGERIPEEGMTLEVTTPKKFTLNDGGEFGKMSLPAHTVGDIFKLRGTPLGKDDIVKPSADTVLKDGMHVDVTRVVKKRVVEDRAVEAPVKVKEDSNLAEGEEKVVRKGKPGKVRDIFTVRTENGNEISRELVKTREITKPQVRIVIRGTKADDGDASSRKAGGNTGASAPAVAGDSVWDQIAQCESTGNWAINTGNGFSGGLQFTPSTWAGFGGTEYAPAAHMATREQQIAVAKRVQAAQGWGAWPACTSKLGLR, from the coding sequence GTGTCTCCTAAGAAGAAGTCGTCCCTGCACCGCATCAACAACACCAGCTCCACCCCTCTGCGTGTAGCGACCGGTGGTATGTTGGCCACCTTGGTTGTTGGTGGTGGCGTGGCTGTTGCTGGCCAAAAGGATGTCACTGTTGATGTCAATGGCAAGATCATCGAAGCCAGCACAATGTCCGGCACTGTCGAAGGTGCCCTGAAGTCCGCCGGCGTTAATGTCAACGACCGCTCCATGGTGACTCCCGCCTTGGGCGATTCCATTGGTGATTCGGACACCATCACTGTGCGCACTCCCCGCCAAGTCAGCCTCGTGGTGGACGGTCGCAAGCAGACAGTTGATACCACGGCTTTGACAGTCGGCAGTCTGCTTGACCAGCTGGGCCGGACCGATGCGGCAGAGCTACTTTCTGACGCTCGTGGCGAGCGTATTCCAGAAGAAGGTATGACCCTTGAGGTCACCACCCCAAAGAAGTTCACCCTCAACGATGGTGGCGAGTTCGGCAAGATGAGCCTGCCCGCCCACACCGTGGGTGACATTTTCAAACTGCGTGGTACCCCACTGGGTAAGGACGACATCGTTAAGCCCTCCGCAGACACCGTGCTTAAGGATGGCATGCATGTTGATGTCACCCGTGTGGTCAAGAAGCGTGTGGTAGAGGACCGTGCCGTTGAAGCTCCGGTCAAGGTCAAGGAAGACTCTAACTTGGCCGAGGGTGAAGAGAAGGTCGTTCGCAAGGGCAAGCCTGGCAAGGTTCGCGACATCTTCACTGTCCGCACTGAAAACGGCAACGAGATCTCCCGCGAATTGGTCAAGACCCGCGAAATTACGAAGCCACAGGTGCGAATCGTTATCCGTGGTACCAAGGCCGACGATGGGGATGCTTCCTCACGTAAGGCTGGTGGCAACACGGGTGCATCCGCACCTGCAGTAGCCGGCGATTCAGTATGGGACCAGATCGCACAGTGCGAATCCACCGGAAACTGGGCAATCAATACGGGTAATGGCTTCTCCGGTGGCCTGCAGTTCACGCCTTCCACGTGGGCCGGCTTCGGCGGTACCGAGTATGCGCCAGCTGCCCACATGGCAACTCGTGAGCAACAAATTGCGGTAGCCAAGCGTGTTCAGGCAGCCCAAGGCTGGGGTGCTTGGCCGGCGTGTACTTCCAAGTTGGGACTGCGCTAA
- a CDS encoding TatD family hydrolase — MAKRKSRPIPTIPEAVPSLFDAHTHLYATVRKMGFELASDPDAYRVGVEHIMERAKQAGVQGVCTIGDGIEETERAVEAAGFHPRVWAAVAIHPTEAHTMSGQVRERLTELAQDPRCVAIGETGLDTYWIGKDEETPSLEIQEEAFRWHIDLAVETGKPLMIHNREAEEEILRVLEDAPQPDTVIMHCFSSPLEVAEECLRRGYVLSFSGNATFKRNEDLREAVRIADEGQILVETDAPFMTPEPFRGARNEPAFVGHTARALAEVRGMDPEAFGQLVTANAQRIYGITWE; from the coding sequence ATGGCTAAAAGGAAATCCCGTCCCATTCCCACCATTCCAGAAGCTGTTCCTTCTTTATTTGACGCCCATACGCACCTATACGCCACAGTGCGGAAAATGGGTTTTGAACTGGCGAGTGATCCGGATGCCTACCGGGTCGGGGTGGAACACATCATGGAGCGAGCCAAACAGGCAGGCGTGCAAGGGGTGTGCACAATTGGCGACGGCATCGAAGAGACTGAACGTGCTGTGGAAGCCGCAGGATTTCATCCGCGTGTGTGGGCTGCTGTGGCGATTCATCCCACGGAGGCACACACCATGTCCGGCCAAGTGCGGGAACGATTGACAGAACTGGCTCAGGATCCACGGTGCGTGGCTATTGGAGAGACTGGGTTGGATACGTACTGGATTGGTAAGGATGAAGAAACACCGAGCTTAGAGATTCAGGAAGAAGCATTCCGCTGGCACATCGATTTGGCGGTGGAAACGGGGAAGCCTCTGATGATCCATAATCGAGAGGCCGAAGAGGAAATCCTGCGGGTGCTAGAGGATGCGCCACAGCCGGACACGGTGATTATGCACTGTTTTTCGTCGCCATTAGAGGTGGCTGAGGAATGTTTGCGCCGTGGCTATGTCTTGTCCTTTTCGGGAAATGCAACGTTCAAGCGCAATGAGGATCTGCGCGAGGCCGTTCGCATTGCGGATGAAGGGCAGATTTTGGTGGAAACCGATGCACCTTTTATGACGCCTGAGCCTTTCCGTGGCGCCAGAAATGAACCGGCATTTGTGGGGCATACCGCGCGTGCGCTTGCTGAGGTGCGGGGAATGGATCCGGAGGCGTTTGGTCAGTTGGTGACGGCTAACGCACAAAGGATTTATGGAATCACATGGGAGTGA
- a CDS encoding MFS transporter produces MKVTEEKRQPVTAISLIAVAAVLLTSVNLRSPVSSFSPIADQVSKDLEASPLFVGLVGMAPTLMFALAALLSAPLSRAMTFRKTAATSMVVAAIGFGVRTFASHELVFLIGTMIGLMGVGFTNTLLPAVVKDYFPFRITVMSMAYLVVGNTAMATASVVAVPLAGWGGWRLALGLWAIPPVLAVACWILLVRVVGPEVGGRRRRERIKAQRAADKAAGVAKQSYRHIWKHPVSWGIVLMFAMTSSMSYCFITWAPKIVVESGGSEQLGGVVGGTFALTGIATSVLVPWMVGRFRRGSLMVTIYSFVAMLAALVLLLRDPMEAPFVWIVLVSLGCSTFNLGLLLVATRTHAAAAAAVLSSGAQAIGYSIASVGPFLFGLLFDATGSWNAGLFMLMGFNVVLLGAGVVASRVVFVDELPASKAAAVAE; encoded by the coding sequence ATGAAGGTAACCGAGGAAAAGAGACAACCCGTCACTGCGATTTCCCTCATCGCGGTTGCTGCTGTCCTGCTCACCAGTGTAAATCTGCGCAGTCCGGTGAGCTCCTTTTCTCCCATCGCGGATCAAGTATCCAAGGATCTAGAAGCGTCCCCACTTTTCGTGGGGCTGGTGGGCATGGCACCCACTTTGATGTTCGCGCTAGCGGCGCTCCTCAGCGCGCCCTTGTCGCGAGCCATGACCTTCCGTAAAACAGCGGCGACATCAATGGTGGTGGCCGCCATTGGCTTCGGTGTGCGCACCTTTGCTTCCCACGAGTTAGTTTTCTTGATCGGAACGATGATCGGGTTGATGGGCGTGGGATTTACCAATACGTTGTTGCCCGCCGTGGTCAAGGATTACTTCCCGTTCCGAATCACCGTGATGTCGATGGCCTACCTCGTCGTGGGCAACACTGCGATGGCTACTGCTTCTGTGGTCGCAGTGCCTCTGGCGGGCTGGGGCGGGTGGCGATTAGCCCTGGGGTTGTGGGCGATTCCGCCAGTGCTGGCGGTCGCGTGTTGGATTCTGCTAGTGCGTGTGGTGGGGCCGGAGGTGGGAGGCCGTCGGCGTCGGGAAAGAATTAAAGCCCAGCGCGCAGCCGATAAGGCAGCCGGAGTGGCCAAGCAAAGCTACCGTCACATCTGGAAACACCCCGTTAGCTGGGGCATCGTGTTGATGTTCGCGATGACCAGTTCGATGTCGTATTGCTTCATCACCTGGGCGCCAAAAATTGTGGTGGAATCCGGAGGCAGCGAGCAGCTCGGTGGGGTAGTAGGTGGCACGTTTGCACTGACCGGTATCGCCACCAGTGTGTTGGTGCCGTGGATGGTGGGTCGGTTCCGTCGTGGCTCTTTGATGGTGACCATTTACTCATTTGTAGCAATGCTGGCGGCTTTGGTGTTGCTTCTGCGGGACCCGATGGAGGCGCCTTTTGTGTGGATCGTTTTGGTCTCCCTAGGGTGCTCAACCTTCAACCTTGGTCTGCTGTTGGTGGCTACCCGTACACATGCGGCGGCAGCGGCCGCGGTGCTTTCCAGTGGCGCGCAGGCGATCGGCTATTCCATTGCGAGTGTGGGGCCGTTTCTATTTGGCTTGCTTTTTGACGCGACCGGAAGCTGGAATGCGGGGCTGTTCATGCTGATGGGGTTCAATGTTGTTTTGCTTGGGGCCGGAGTGGTGGCAAGTCGTGTGGTTTTTGTCGATGAACTTCCTGCCTCAAAGGCTGCTGCGGTTGCAGAGTAA